One Molothrus ater isolate BHLD 08-10-18 breed brown headed cowbird chromosome 14, BPBGC_Mater_1.1, whole genome shotgun sequence DNA segment encodes these proteins:
- the TENT5D gene encoding terminal nucleotidyltransferase 5D — translation MTEDLDHRFSYLTWDQIKILDQVLTEAIPIHGRGNFPTLEVKPKDIIHMVKEQLIEKQIHVRDIRLNGSTASHILVKHNGTSYKDLDIIFGVELPSELEFQVVKEAVLNCLLDFLPKCVNKQKITAQTMKDVYVQKMVKVSTDHDRWSLISLSNNSGKNVELKFVSSLRRQFEFSVDSFQIILDSILAVYRASDRPLTQDCHPAVIAESMYGDFNQAMDHLKYKLISTRNPEEIRGGGLLKYSNLLVRDFKPADEAEIKSLERYMCSRFFIDFPDVAEQQRKIESYLRNHFIGEEKSKYDYLMTLRGVVNKSTVCLMGHERRQTLNMITILALKVLGEQNIIPNAANVTCYYQPAPYISDRNFSNYYIAHGQPPVFYQPYPFHIQLQSGMV, via the coding sequence ATGACTGAGGACTTGGACCACAGATTCAGTTATCTCACCTGGGATCAGATTAAAATCCTGGATCAGGTTTTGACTGAGGCTATACCTATTCATGGGAGAGGAAATTTTCCAACCCTGGAGGTAAAGCCTAAGGATATAATCCATATGGTAAAGGAGCAGCTCATTGAGAAGCAGATCCATGTCAGGGACATCCGCCTGAACGGTTCCACTGCCAGTCACATCCTGGTGAAGCACAATGGCACCAGTTACAAGGACCTGGACATCATCTTTGGAGTGGAACTTCCCAGTGAGCTCGAGTTCCAGGTGGTTAAGGAAGCAGTTCTCAATTGCCTATTGGACTTCTTGCCAAAATGCGTTAACAAGCAAAAAATCACGGCTCAGACCATGAAAGATGTCTACGTGCAGAAGATGGTCAAAGTCTCCACCGACCACGACCGCTGGAGCCTCATCTCCCTGTCCAACAACAGTGGCAAGAACGTGGAGCTGAAGTTCGTCAGCTCGCTGCGGCGGCAGTTCGAGTTCAGCGTGGACTCCTTCCAGATCATCCTGGACTCCATCCTGGCCGTCTACAGAGCCTCAGACCGGCCCCTGACACAGGACTGCCACCCCGCCGTCATCGCCGAGAGCATGTACGGGGACTTCAACCAGGCCATGGACCACCTGAAATACAAACTGATCTCCACCCGCAACCCGGAGGAGATCAGGGGAGGTGGCCTCCTCAAGTACAGCAACCTCTTGGTCCGTGACTTTAAGCCGGCGGATGAGGCTGAAATTAAATCTCTGGAACGTTACATGTGCTCCAGGTTCTTCATTGATTTTCCTGACGTTGCcgagcagcagaggaaaatcgAGTCCTACCTGCGCAACCACTTCATCGGGGAGGAGAAGAGCAAGTACGACTACTTGATGACCCTGCGTGGGGTGGTGAACAAGAGCACAGTCTGCCTGATGGGGCACGAGCGAAGGCAAACCCTCAATATGATCACAATCCTGGCTTTAAAAGTGCTCGGAGAACAGAACATCATCCCCAACGCGGCCAACGTCACGTGCTACTATCAGCCTGCTCCCTATATCAGTGACAGAAACTTCAGCAACTACTACATTGCCCATGGACAACCCCCTGTGTTCTACCAGCCGTACCCTTTCCACATACAGCTACAGAGCGGGATGGTGTAG